A window of the Cystobacter fuscus genome harbors these coding sequences:
- a CDS encoding NFACT RNA binding domain-containing protein: protein MSLRPSELEQVVTEVAARLTGAVVQKAWCPLPRLIYLELRVPGRSVLLCLCAEGELARVSVAAERFPTPGEPAPFQRWLRQELVGLKLAGLACRDTERLVVLELHSDDSRRRLVLELGSPGGLVLTTEAGRVLMLSGEGLAQRRSLHPGAQWSPPEPLSPEVLERTRSQPSRLVPTEGDFLPLAEAAERLLGARDKASRAETIRRRLTLPYRARLKRSGRTLEKVRAEAARGPEAERHRRVGELLTQNLHRLKRGVSEVTLTAYTEEGVEEVKVTLDPKRTPKEEVDWHFHQYRRLLRGVEHARQREAELAREVEHAQLALRQLEALDEAALLAQVEVLRKGVGEDGPPEARPFKEYVGHGGQRIWVGKGGEDNDTLTFKVARPGHLWLHARGLPGSHVVVPLEKGVEVSQEVLLDAAHLALHHSGAKGEPRGEVSWVPVKFVKKVKGGAPGQVLYSREKTLVVRLEPERLERLLKTRGGEAPAAP, encoded by the coding sequence GTGTCGCTGCGTCCCTCGGAGTTGGAGCAGGTGGTGACGGAGGTGGCCGCGCGGCTGACGGGCGCGGTGGTGCAGAAGGCGTGGTGTCCCCTGCCGCGCCTGATCTACCTGGAGCTGCGCGTGCCGGGGCGCTCGGTGCTCCTGTGCCTGTGCGCCGAGGGAGAGCTGGCTCGGGTCTCCGTGGCCGCCGAGCGCTTTCCCACGCCGGGCGAGCCCGCCCCCTTCCAGCGCTGGTTGCGCCAGGAGCTGGTGGGCTTGAAGCTCGCGGGACTCGCCTGTCGGGACACCGAGCGGCTGGTGGTGCTCGAGCTGCACAGCGATGACTCCCGGCGGAGGCTCGTGCTGGAGCTGGGCTCGCCCGGGGGACTGGTGCTGACGACGGAGGCGGGACGGGTGTTGATGCTCTCGGGCGAGGGCCTCGCGCAGCGGCGCTCCCTGCACCCGGGCGCCCAGTGGTCGCCTCCCGAGCCCCTCTCGCCCGAGGTGCTCGAGCGGACGCGGAGCCAGCCCTCGCGCCTCGTGCCCACGGAAGGCGACTTCCTGCCCCTGGCCGAGGCGGCCGAGCGGCTCCTGGGCGCGCGGGACAAGGCGAGCCGCGCGGAGACGATCCGTCGGCGGCTGACGCTGCCGTACCGGGCGCGGCTCAAGCGCTCGGGGCGGACGCTGGAGAAGGTGCGCGCGGAGGCCGCGCGGGGCCCGGAGGCCGAGCGCCACCGGCGGGTGGGCGAGCTGCTCACGCAGAACCTCCACCGCCTCAAGCGCGGCGTGTCCGAGGTGACGCTCACCGCGTACACCGAGGAGGGCGTGGAGGAGGTGAAGGTGACGTTGGACCCCAAGCGCACGCCGAAGGAGGAGGTGGACTGGCACTTCCACCAGTACCGGCGCCTGCTGCGGGGCGTGGAGCATGCGCGGCAGCGCGAGGCGGAGCTGGCGCGGGAGGTGGAGCACGCGCAACTGGCGCTGCGTCAGCTGGAGGCGCTGGACGAGGCGGCGCTGCTCGCGCAGGTGGAGGTGCTGCGCAAGGGGGTGGGCGAGGACGGCCCGCCCGAGGCCCGGCCCTTCAAGGAGTACGTGGGGCACGGGGGCCAGCGCATCTGGGTGGGCAAGGGCGGCGAGGACAACGACACGCTCACCTTCAAGGTGGCGCGTCCGGGCCACCTGTGGCTGCACGCCCGGGGACTGCCCGGCAGCCACGTGGTGGTGCCCCTGGAGAAGGGCGTGGAGGTGTCGCAGGAAGTCCTCCTGGACGCGGCGCACCTGGCGCTGCACCACTCGGGGGCCAAGGGCGAGCCGCGCGGCGAGGTGAGCTGGGTGCCGGTGAAGTTCGTGAAGAAGGTGAAGGGGGGCGCGCCGGGACAGGTCCTCTACAGCCGGGAGAAGACGCTGGTGGTGCGCCTGGAGCCGGAGCGCCTGGAGCGGCTGCTCAAGACGCGCGGGGGCGAGGCGCCCGCCGCCCCATGA
- a CDS encoding excinuclease ABC subunit A yields MAAKKKTAKKAATKKTAAKKTTRKSAAPRTATKKAAGKTTAKKAAGKKTATRKAPARKRTAKAATEAAPSEDEG; encoded by the coding sequence ATGGCCGCGAAGAAGAAGACCGCGAAGAAGGCCGCGACGAAGAAGACCGCCGCGAAGAAGACGACCCGCAAGAGCGCCGCTCCCCGCACCGCCACGAAGAAGGCGGCGGGCAAGACCACGGCCAAGAAGGCCGCTGGCAAGAAGACCGCCACCCGCAAGGCTCCGGCCCGCAAGCGCACGGCCAAGGCCGCCACCGAGGCCGCTCCGTCCGAGGACGAGGGCTAG
- a CDS encoding glycoside hydrolase family 1 protein — protein MNAHVRTFPDSFTFGVATSAYQVEGGIENDWAEWERAGKLKEPHVRCGRGVDHWNRYEEDYGLALDVGASAFRMSLEWARIEPERGRIDGAVLEAYRERLLKMKARGLRPVVTLHHFTHPTWFHRDTPWHQPQSVEAFRAYVRACAPILRGLDALVISLNEPMVLLLGGYLQGLMPPGICDGAKTMAALGNMVRAHVAAREELQAALGHVEIGISQNTLAFAPDRSWNPLDRALVRLGAQAYNHSFHEALVSGKLRVNMPGIGSTKQDIPGAKDSCDFIGVNYYTRAHLRFLPRAPFLSFQFRDKHGRGLTDIGWEVWPEGFGQVLRELKRYGLPVWVTENGIDDRGGERRPAYLREHLEQVLTARAEGVDVRGYLYWSLLDNFEWLEGWGPRFGLYHVDFETLERRPTPACQFYREVATTRRLPSLVPPSPVAPPNLIVQPSAAR, from the coding sequence ATGAATGCTCACGTGAGAACCTTTCCTGACTCCTTCACCTTCGGTGTCGCCACATCCGCGTACCAGGTGGAGGGTGGCATCGAGAACGACTGGGCCGAGTGGGAGCGGGCCGGAAAGCTGAAGGAACCGCACGTGCGCTGCGGCCGGGGCGTGGACCACTGGAACCGCTACGAGGAGGACTACGGCCTGGCGCTGGACGTGGGCGCGAGCGCCTTCCGCATGTCGCTGGAGTGGGCGCGCATCGAGCCGGAGCGAGGGCGCATCGACGGCGCGGTGCTCGAGGCCTACCGTGAGCGGCTCTTGAAGATGAAGGCCCGGGGCCTGCGGCCGGTGGTGACGCTCCATCACTTCACCCACCCCACGTGGTTCCACCGCGACACCCCCTGGCACCAGCCCCAGAGCGTCGAGGCCTTCCGTGCCTATGTGCGCGCCTGCGCCCCCATCCTCCGGGGACTGGACGCGCTCGTCATCTCGCTGAACGAGCCCATGGTGCTGCTGCTCGGCGGCTACCTGCAGGGCCTGATGCCGCCGGGCATCTGCGACGGGGCGAAGACGATGGCGGCCCTGGGCAACATGGTACGCGCCCACGTGGCCGCGCGCGAGGAGCTCCAGGCGGCGCTCGGCCACGTGGAGATCGGCATCTCGCAGAACACGCTCGCCTTCGCGCCGGACCGCTCGTGGAATCCCCTGGATCGCGCGCTCGTGCGCCTGGGCGCCCAGGCCTACAACCACTCCTTCCACGAGGCGCTGGTGTCCGGAAAGCTCCGGGTGAACATGCCCGGCATCGGCTCCACGAAGCAGGACATCCCCGGGGCGAAGGACTCGTGCGACTTCATCGGAGTGAACTACTACACGCGCGCCCACCTGCGCTTCCTGCCGCGCGCCCCGTTCCTCTCCTTCCAGTTCCGCGACAAACACGGCCGGGGCCTCACGGACATCGGCTGGGAGGTATGGCCCGAGGGCTTCGGCCAGGTGCTGCGCGAGCTCAAGCGCTACGGGCTGCCGGTGTGGGTGACGGAGAACGGCATCGATGACCGCGGCGGGGAGCGCCGCCCGGCCTACCTGCGCGAGCACCTGGAGCAGGTGCTCACCGCGCGCGCCGAGGGCGTGGACGTGCGCGGCTACCTCTACTGGAGCCTCCTGGACAACTTCGAGTGGCTCGAGGGCTGGGGGCCGCGCTTCGGCCTGTACCACGTGGACTTCGAGACGCTCGAGCGCCGCCCCACCCCCGCCTGCCAGTTCTACCGGGAGGTGGCCACCACGCGGCGGCTGCCGAGCCTCGTCCCGCCGAGCCCCGTGGCCCCGCCCAACCTCATCGTTCAGCCGAGCGCGGCGCGGTAG
- the dusB gene encoding tRNA dihydrouridine synthase DusB, translating into MPRLGPYTLPNPYILAPMAGVSEMPFRVIAFQLGAALCPTELVSSQGLMRANQRTLKYLRFNPEVERPYSLQIFGGEPEAMVRAALVGKSHGAQIIDINMGCPVKKVTRNGAGSALLCEPERAATLVRDIHAATGLPVTCKIRSGWDEHQRNYLQVAHALFDAGCAGLAIHPRTRAQGYSGQADWRVIADLKRHFPDRPIIGNGDVKTPADARRMLETTGCDFVMVGRGALGNPWLFRELLGGAPPEPEERCEGVLRHFAAHLDFVGAGLELAAVRSFRKHLAWYGHGLRGAALFRSEVNQLDSPDEVRDAVRRFFGSASADPEGPGEEQDVDYRAALG; encoded by the coding sequence ATGCCGCGTCTCGGTCCCTACACCCTGCCCAACCCCTACATCCTCGCCCCCATGGCGGGGGTGAGCGAGATGCCGTTCCGCGTCATCGCCTTCCAGTTGGGCGCGGCGCTCTGTCCCACCGAGCTGGTGAGCTCCCAGGGCCTCATGCGCGCCAACCAGCGCACCCTCAAGTACCTCCGTTTCAATCCGGAGGTGGAGCGGCCCTACAGCCTGCAGATCTTCGGGGGAGAGCCGGAGGCCATGGTGCGCGCGGCGCTCGTGGGCAAGAGCCATGGGGCGCAGATCATCGACATCAACATGGGCTGCCCCGTGAAGAAGGTGACGCGCAACGGCGCGGGCAGCGCCCTCTTGTGCGAGCCGGAGCGGGCGGCCACGCTGGTGCGCGACATCCACGCGGCCACCGGCCTGCCGGTCACCTGTAAAATCCGCTCGGGCTGGGACGAGCACCAGCGCAACTACCTCCAGGTGGCCCACGCGCTCTTCGACGCCGGGTGTGCGGGGCTCGCCATCCATCCGCGCACCCGCGCCCAGGGCTACTCGGGCCAGGCGGACTGGCGTGTCATCGCCGACCTCAAGCGGCACTTCCCGGACCGGCCCATCATCGGCAACGGCGACGTGAAGACGCCCGCGGACGCGCGGCGGATGCTGGAGACCACGGGGTGTGACTTCGTGATGGTGGGCCGCGGGGCGCTGGGCAACCCGTGGCTCTTCCGCGAGCTGCTCGGCGGCGCGCCTCCGGAGCCCGAGGAGCGCTGCGAGGGGGTGCTCCGCCACTTCGCCGCCCACCTGGACTTCGTGGGCGCGGGGCTGGAGCTCGCCGCGGTGCGCTCCTTCCGCAAGCACCTGGCCTGGTACGGCCATGGCCTGCGCGGCGCCGCCCTCTTCCGCTCCGAGGTCAACCAGCTCGACTCTCCCGACGAGGTGCGCGACGCGGTGCGCCGCTTCTTCGGCTCGGCGAGCGCGGACCCCGAGGGGCCCGGCGAGGAGCAGGACGTGGACTACCGCGCCGCGCTCGGCTGA
- a CDS encoding TPR end-of-group domain-containing protein codes for MLRFRLGDIPVEIRFSHLLFSALLGTLLARDLPGGDPGAWPYRELQDAGGPDYTRTALLVALAWMGIVSVTVFVHEAGHALMLRAFGHRPGIQLVWLGGHTRPRGRSPLPWHQHVMTTAAGPLAGLLVGLGALVLWHHGVSPGAEVARFLLDGLFATNILWSLFNLLPVPSLDGGVLVSALATRLFGKAGFLFAQGLALVLCVALLAYGLGHAPVLGILFGLYGLQALRLLLAAARGELQVSSGMAPRPLVEELNQARAALDHGRLDEARQRGARVLEAGEATSELVARAHHLLGWVALKEGQGRLALTHFSQARRQPVETHAVAAAFSLVGDEPRALALWEMAWNETRDRTVLHEYAGSLIRAAQVHSALRLPGVEAETAFLCAGRPLFTRGAYSEAAAIAEAGLEHAPGARLAYDAACAHARARHPLDAVRMLRRATELGFQDVHYAASDEDLAPLHGHPDFERWLGELRKSLPA; via the coding sequence ATGCTGCGCTTCCGGCTCGGAGACATCCCCGTCGAGATCCGTTTCTCGCACCTGCTCTTCTCCGCGCTCCTGGGCACCCTGCTGGCGAGGGATCTGCCAGGGGGAGACCCGGGCGCCTGGCCCTACCGTGAACTCCAGGACGCGGGCGGCCCGGACTATACCCGCACGGCGCTGCTCGTCGCGCTCGCCTGGATGGGCATCGTCTCCGTGACCGTGTTCGTCCACGAGGCGGGCCACGCGCTCATGCTCCGGGCCTTCGGCCACCGGCCCGGCATCCAGCTCGTCTGGCTGGGAGGCCACACCCGCCCCCGGGGCCGCTCGCCGCTGCCGTGGCATCAACACGTGATGACCACCGCCGCGGGGCCGCTCGCCGGACTGCTCGTGGGGCTGGGCGCCCTGGTCCTGTGGCACCATGGCGTGTCCCCCGGCGCCGAGGTGGCGCGCTTCCTGCTCGACGGGCTCTTCGCCACCAACATCCTCTGGAGCCTCTTCAACCTGTTGCCCGTGCCCAGCCTCGACGGGGGCGTGCTCGTGAGCGCCCTGGCCACGCGCCTGTTCGGCAAGGCGGGCTTCCTGTTCGCGCAGGGACTCGCGCTCGTGCTGTGCGTGGCCCTGCTCGCCTACGGGCTCGGCCATGCGCCCGTGCTCGGCATCCTCTTCGGGCTCTACGGCCTGCAGGCCCTGCGGCTGCTGCTGGCCGCCGCGCGGGGTGAGCTCCAGGTGTCCTCGGGCATGGCGCCGCGGCCTCTCGTCGAGGAACTGAACCAGGCCCGGGCGGCGCTCGACCACGGGCGGCTGGACGAGGCGCGGCAGCGGGGCGCACGCGTGCTGGAGGCCGGGGAGGCCACCTCGGAGCTCGTCGCGCGCGCGCACCATCTGCTCGGCTGGGTGGCCCTCAAGGAGGGCCAGGGGCGCCTGGCGCTCACTCACTTCTCCCAGGCGAGGCGCCAGCCGGTGGAGACCCACGCCGTGGCGGCGGCCTTCTCCCTGGTGGGCGACGAGCCCCGGGCGCTCGCCTTGTGGGAGATGGCCTGGAACGAGACGCGCGACCGCACGGTGCTGCACGAGTACGCCGGCTCGCTCATCCGCGCCGCGCAGGTGCACAGCGCCCTGCGCCTGCCCGGCGTGGAGGCCGAGACGGCGTTCCTGTGCGCCGGGCGTCCCCTCTTCACGCGCGGGGCCTACTCGGAGGCGGCGGCGATCGCCGAGGCGGGACTCGAGCACGCTCCGGGCGCGCGCCTCGCCTATGACGCGGCCTGCGCCCATGCCCGGGCGCGTCATCCGCTCGACGCGGTGCGCATGCTGCGGCGAGCCACGGAGCTGGGCTTCCAGGACGTGCACTACGCGGCGTCCGACGAGGACCTGGCCCCGCTGCACGGGCATCCGGATTTCGAACGCTGGCTCGGGGAGCTGCGGAAATCTCTCCCCGCCTGA
- a CDS encoding acyl-CoA desaturase gives MTASSPASVQDEKINWVASIPFIGMHLMCLFVFVTGARPVDVAVCVGLYVLRMWGITAGFHRYFSHRAYQAGRGFQFFLALVGTLALQKGPLWWAAHHRHHHRYSDQEQDIHSPLQKGFWWSHVGWIICDKYGETRYEHIKDFARFPELVWLNKLHALPGVLLAVALYFLGGFSMLVWGFFVSTTLLYHGTFTINSLSHVFGSRRYKTTDTSRNNWLLALITLGEGWHNNHHYYQNTANQGWFWWEVDLSYYSLKALSWVGLVSKLRTPSEQVKNVYLKYTPEERAALNAPLFSWSAPLAARKKAAEQKVKAAEEKVREALAAAADSLPSAQEPQGLLKP, from the coding sequence TTGACTGCTTCCTCTCCCGCGTCCGTTCAAGACGAGAAGATCAACTGGGTGGCATCCATCCCCTTCATCGGCATGCACCTGATGTGCCTCTTCGTGTTCGTCACGGGGGCGCGGCCGGTGGACGTGGCCGTGTGCGTGGGGCTGTACGTGCTGCGCATGTGGGGCATCACCGCGGGCTTCCACCGCTACTTCAGCCACCGCGCCTACCAGGCGGGCCGCGGCTTCCAGTTCTTCCTCGCGCTCGTGGGCACGCTGGCCCTGCAGAAGGGGCCCTTGTGGTGGGCGGCGCACCACCGCCACCACCACCGCTACTCGGACCAGGAGCAGGACATCCACTCGCCCCTGCAGAAGGGCTTCTGGTGGAGCCACGTCGGGTGGATCATCTGCGACAAGTACGGCGAGACGCGCTACGAGCACATCAAGGACTTCGCGCGCTTCCCGGAGCTGGTGTGGCTCAACAAGCTGCACGCGCTGCCCGGGGTGCTGCTCGCCGTGGCGCTCTACTTCCTCGGTGGCTTCTCGATGCTCGTGTGGGGCTTCTTCGTGAGCACCACCCTGCTCTACCACGGCACCTTCACCATCAACTCGCTCAGCCACGTGTTCGGCTCGCGCCGCTACAAGACGACGGACACCAGCCGCAACAACTGGCTGCTCGCGCTCATCACCCTGGGCGAGGGCTGGCACAACAACCACCACTACTACCAGAACACCGCCAACCAGGGCTGGTTCTGGTGGGAGGTGGACCTGAGCTACTACTCCCTCAAGGCGCTCTCCTGGGTGGGGCTGGTGAGCAAGCTGCGCACCCCCTCCGAGCAGGTGAAGAACGTCTACCTGAAGTACACCCCCGAGGAGCGCGCCGCGCTCAACGCCCCCCTCTTCTCCTGGTCCGCTCCCCTGGCCGCCCGCAAGAAGGCCGCCGAGCAGAAGGTCAAGGCCGCCGAGGAGAAGGTCCGCGAGGCCCTCGCCGCCGCGGCCGACAGCCTGCCCTCCGCCCAGGAGCCCCAGGGCCTGCTCAAGCCGTGA
- a CDS encoding chloride channel protein translates to MKDEPPPVSRFALRAQLERFTHASLQAFNRIRLPGPSVLPVAGAVVGLYSGLAAGIFSNLIGVIRGAAFNVAWLMDAMRQPGSRMLLSVWDMLSTARWHLEYAIIGAPLALGALLLARIIEPGGPRDEVKRRLRLLALLVLGALALYYPLVALTALNRVFNHGHETTEVLTHLPWWIFLLMPTLGGLAVGRLLRDYPDTRGHGLPEVVKAVKGNQALPGGFGLLKLVASAITIGTGGSAGREGPIVYGGAAFASTVGRTLGFSRRELAILLACGAGSGIAASFNAPIAGAVFAMEIILREFELRVFSPIILASVAGTLVGRGTVGTESMIHRLGYQMVSGWEVICYVGLGLLCGLLAYAFVRLLHHSEDFFGGRFEGRLSAWLGQRTLSKRAALGGLCSGVLAMLSPTVWGSGHDYINLAAIGQLSLVFLVTACIVKLVATAITLGSGGSGGTFFPSALMGAMLGGAFGTVVHYFFPTSTGPSGAYAIVGMGGAMAALTRGPLTGMMMLYELSGNHAIILPLMVTCTISSALCHYLIERRAPKSQTDAELLSTTPVRALMRELAPVPADMHLRPLMDQVFTTENGTLPVLDGEGKLYGIVQADQFQDIWRDETLYPVLVASDVARKVPLLSPDTDLAQALFLMDQEDVDALPVQGPPGGQTCGLLTRTRVRRFLNSHHTSQRTQPEPEHLVAPTEIRN, encoded by the coding sequence ATGAAGGACGAGCCCCCGCCGGTTTCCCGATTCGCGTTGCGCGCGCAGCTGGAGCGCTTCACGCATGCGTCCCTGCAGGCCTTCAACCGGATCCGCCTTCCAGGCCCCTCGGTGCTGCCGGTGGCCGGAGCGGTGGTGGGCCTGTACAGCGGACTGGCCGCGGGCATCTTCTCCAACCTGATTGGCGTCATCCGCGGCGCCGCCTTCAACGTGGCCTGGCTGATGGATGCCATGCGGCAGCCCGGCTCGCGCATGCTGCTGTCCGTCTGGGACATGCTGAGCACGGCACGCTGGCACCTGGAGTACGCCATCATCGGCGCGCCCCTGGCGCTGGGCGCCCTGCTGCTCGCGCGCATCATCGAGCCCGGAGGCCCGCGTGACGAGGTGAAGCGCCGGCTGCGCCTGCTCGCCCTGCTGGTGCTCGGCGCGCTCGCCCTCTACTACCCTCTGGTGGCGCTCACCGCGCTCAACCGCGTCTTCAACCACGGCCACGAAACCACCGAGGTGCTCACCCATCTGCCCTGGTGGATCTTCCTGCTGATGCCCACCCTGGGTGGGCTCGCGGTGGGCCGCCTGCTGCGCGACTACCCGGACACCCGCGGCCACGGCCTGCCCGAGGTGGTCAAGGCGGTGAAGGGCAACCAGGCACTGCCCGGCGGGTTCGGGCTGCTCAAGCTCGTCGCCAGCGCGATCACCATCGGCACGGGAGGCTCGGCCGGGCGCGAAGGCCCCATCGTCTATGGCGGCGCCGCGTTCGCCTCCACCGTGGGCCGCACCCTGGGCTTCTCCCGGCGCGAGCTGGCCATCCTGCTCGCCTGCGGCGCGGGCTCGGGCATCGCCGCGTCCTTCAACGCCCCCATCGCCGGCGCCGTGTTCGCGATGGAAATCATCCTGCGCGAGTTCGAGCTGCGCGTCTTCTCGCCCATCATCCTCGCCAGCGTGGCGGGCACGCTCGTGGGCCGGGGCACCGTGGGCACCGAGTCGATGATCCACCGGCTCGGCTACCAGATGGTGAGCGGCTGGGAGGTCATCTGCTACGTGGGGCTGGGGCTGCTCTGCGGGCTGCTCGCGTATGCCTTCGTGCGGCTGCTGCACCACTCGGAGGACTTCTTCGGCGGCCGGTTCGAGGGACGGCTGTCGGCGTGGCTCGGCCAGCGCACGCTGTCCAAGCGAGCGGCCCTCGGCGGGCTGTGCTCGGGCGTGCTCGCCATGCTCAGCCCCACCGTGTGGGGCAGCGGGCATGACTACATCAACCTGGCGGCCATCGGGCAGCTGAGCCTCGTCTTCCTCGTCACCGCGTGCATCGTGAAGCTCGTGGCCACCGCCATCACCCTGGGCTCGGGCGGCTCGGGCGGCACCTTCTTCCCGTCGGCGCTCATGGGGGCCATGCTCGGGGGCGCCTTCGGCACCGTGGTGCACTACTTCTTTCCCACCAGCACCGGGCCCAGTGGCGCCTACGCCATCGTGGGCATGGGCGGCGCCATGGCGGCGCTCACCCGCGGACCGCTCACGGGCATGATGATGCTCTACGAGCTGAGCGGCAACCACGCCATCATCCTGCCGCTCATGGTGACGTGCACCATCTCCTCCGCGCTCTGCCACTACCTCATCGAGCGCCGCGCGCCCAAGTCGCAGACGGACGCGGAGCTCCTGTCCACCACGCCCGTGCGCGCGCTGATGCGCGAGCTGGCGCCGGTGCCCGCCGACATGCACCTGCGCCCGCTGATGGACCAGGTGTTCACCACCGAGAACGGCACGCTCCCCGTGCTCGATGGCGAGGGCAAGCTCTACGGCATCGTCCAGGCGGACCAGTTCCAGGACATCTGGCGCGACGAGACGCTCTACCCCGTGCTCGTCGCGAGCGACGTGGCGCGCAAGGTGCCCCTGCTGTCCCCGGACACGGACCTGGCGCAGGCGCTCTTCCTGATGGACCAGGAGGACGTGGACGCCCTGCCCGTCCAGGGGCCTCCCGGTGGACAGACCTGCGGGCTGCTCACACGCACCCGCGTGCGGCGCTTCCTCAACTCGCACCACACCAGCCAGCGAACCCAGCCCGAGCCGGAGCACCTCGTGGCGCCGACGGAAATCCGCAACTGA
- a CDS encoding Crp/Fnr family transcriptional regulator, producing the protein MAILKNPQDRHTLEQSLFCRGLSTSDLDLVIAQAHTLKLRKGAVLFHQADSASSTYLVLSGQLKLTQVTADGARTFLRILGPGQLLALISALEISTYPATAKAERPSVVMGWEGKTLDQLFLEVPGLARNGLRILYGRLREMQERFGELAAERTERRLARALSKLALQVGRPGLNGAIVLELTLSREELAEMIGTTLFSVSRILNQWKKNGWVLLGRQSITLTEPDALHRIAEEDVG; encoded by the coding sequence GTGGCGATTCTCAAGAACCCCCAGGACCGGCACACCCTCGAACAATCCCTGTTCTGCCGGGGGCTGAGCACGAGCGACCTCGACCTCGTCATCGCGCAAGCCCACACCCTGAAACTGAGAAAAGGCGCCGTCCTCTTCCATCAGGCCGACTCCGCCTCGTCGACCTACCTCGTCCTCTCGGGGCAGCTCAAGCTGACCCAGGTCACGGCCGACGGAGCCCGGACCTTTCTCCGGATCCTCGGGCCGGGGCAACTCCTCGCGCTCATCTCCGCCCTGGAGATCTCCACCTATCCCGCGACCGCGAAGGCCGAGCGCCCCTCCGTCGTGATGGGCTGGGAAGGCAAGACACTGGACCAGCTCTTCCTCGAGGTTCCAGGCCTCGCGCGCAACGGTCTTCGCATCCTCTACGGCCGCCTTCGGGAGATGCAGGAGCGCTTCGGCGAGCTCGCCGCGGAACGGACCGAGCGGCGTCTCGCGCGCGCGCTTTCCAAGCTCGCCCTCCAAGTCGGAAGGCCAGGACTCAACGGAGCCATCGTGCTGGAGCTCACGCTGTCGCGCGAGGAGCTCGCGGAGATGATCGGCACCACCCTGTTCTCCGTGAGCCGGATTCTCAACCAGTGGAAGAAGAATGGCTGGGTCCTGCTCGGCAGACAGTCCATCACCCTCACCGAGCCGGACGCCTTGCACCGCATCGCCGAGGAAGACGTGGGCTGA